The Apium graveolens cultivar Ventura chromosome 6, ASM990537v1, whole genome shotgun sequence genome contains a region encoding:
- the LOC141668681 gene encoding homeobox-leucine zipper protein HDG5, translating to MYGDCQVMSNMGSAGNGAPIHPSDSFFSSQIQNPNFNFMSNMPFSNIYPSFLPKELDSVPTLKRGKEEMESGSGGSEQIEGGLSGNEQDTAQQPPSKKKRYHRHTAHQIQEMEALFRECPHPDDKQRMKLSQDLGLKPRQVKFWFQNRRTQMKAQQDRADNSVLRTENDNLKSENYRLQAALRNIICPDCGGPAMLGDMSFDAQQLRIENARLKEEFEKVCAIVSRYGGRSMQAAIGQAAPLMSPSLELDMSFYPRPFDQDSLANCTSMFSVPLMPENSSHFSGAGGLLIMDQEKALALDLALSSVNELVKMCQGAEPLWIQTNDGKEVLNVEEYNKMFPWPMSLGQLPSEQLRTEASRHTAVVIINSITLVDAFLDADKWVEMFPSIISRARTLQVVASGASGNANGSLHLMYAEMQVPSPLVPTREAHFLRYCHQNVEEGTWVIVDFPLDSLQDYNYPPTFPMYKRKPSGCIIQDMPNGYSRVTWVEHVEVEDKPVHQIFNQFVNSGLAFGAQRWLAVLQRQCERLASLMARNISDLGVISSPEARTNLMNLAQRMIRTFCVSLSSSSGQSWTALSDCPEDTIRITTTKATEPGHPNGLILSAVSTTWLPYSHYQVFDLLRDERRRAQMEVLSNGYSLNEVAHIANGSHPGNCISLLRINVASNSSQTVEFMLQESCTDESGSLVAYTTLDVDAVQLAMNGEDPSCIPILPLGFVIVPMNQNNNNDTQDSGCLLTIGLQVLASTVPNAKLNLSSVTAINNHICTTIHQINTALGGASTSGCHDSSGLISGRISSEESPSEAQKKDSGSGSTSKESQ from the exons ATGTATGGAGATTGTCAAGTGATGTCGAACATGGGTTCTGCAGGAAATGGTGCACCAATTCATCCTTCAGATTCATTCTTTTCTTCACAGATTCAGAACCCTAATTTCAACTTCATGTCCAACATGCCATTCTCTAATATTTACCCATCCTTTCTTCCG AAAGAATTAGACAGTGTGCCAACACTAAAGAGGGGGAAGGAAGAGATGGAAAGTGGGTCCGGTGGCAGCGAACAGATTGAAGGAGGCCTCTCCGGAAACGAGCAAGACACTGCACAACAGCCTCCGTCGAAGAAGAAGCGCTACCACAGACACACCGCTCATCAGATCCAAGAGATGGAAGC GCTGTTTAGAGAATGCCCGCACCCGGATGACAAACAAAGGATGAAACTAAGCCAAGATTTAGGCCTTAAGCCAAGACAAGTGAAGTTTTGGTTCCAAAACCGACGAACCCAAATGAAG GCACAGCAGGACCGAGCTGATAATTCTGTACTCCGAACTGAGAATGATAATTTAAAGAGCGAGAATTATAGACTTCAGGCTGCATTAAGGAACATAATTTGCCCAGATTGTGGAGGTCCAGCTATGCTTGGAGACATGAGTTTTGATGCTCAACAACTTCGCATTGAAAATGCTCGCCTCAAAGAGGAG TTTGAGAAGGTTTGTGCTATAGTTTCAAGATATGGTGGGCGTTCAATGCAAGCTGCAATTGGACAGGCAGCTCCTCTTATGTCCCCTTCATTGGAACTAGACATGAGTTTCTATCCAAGGCCATTTGATCAGGATTCACTTGCAAACTGCACCTCCATGTTTTCTGTCCCTCTCATGCCCGAAAACTCTTCTCATTTTTCGGGAGCGGGTGGGCTTTTGATCATGGATCAAGAGAAAGCTCTAGCACTGGATCTGGCTTTATCTTCTGTCAACGAATTAGTGAAGATGTGTCAAGGTGCCGAACCTCTTTGGATTCAGACGAACGATGGAAAAGAAGTGCTCAATGTTGAAGAGTACAACAAGATGTTTCCGTGGCCAATGAGTCTCGGACAGCTTCCAAGCGAGCAGTTGAGGACTGAGGCCTCGCGTCACACTGCAGTTGTTATCATCAATAGTATCACTTTAGTTGATGCATTTCTTGATGCT GACAAGTGGGTGGAAATGTTTCCTTCCATTATATCAAGAGCAAGAACTCTGCAAGTAGTTGCATCCGGTGCTTCTGGAAATGCTAATGGCTCTCTTCATCTA ATGTACGCAGAAATGCAAGTACCATCACCTCTGGTGCCCACAAGAGAAGCTCATTTCCTGCGCTACTGCCACCAAAATGTGGAGGAGGGAACTTGGGTTATAGTTGATTTTCCCCTCGATAGCCTCCAAGATTATAACTATCCACCCACATTCCCCATGTACAAGAGAAAGCCTTCTGGATGCATCATTCAAGATATGCCCAATGGATACTCAAGG GTGACATGGGTAGAGCATGTGGAGGTCGAGGATAAACCGGTGCATCAGATCTTCAATCAGTTTGTGAATTCTGGCTTGGCCTTTGGAGCACAACGCTGGTTAGCTGTCTTACAAAGACAATGTGAGAGGCTTGCTAGCCTCATGGCCCGGAATATATCTGACCTTGGAG TGATATCATCTCCGGAAGCAAGAACAAACTTGATGAATTTGGCTCAAAGAATGATAAGAACATTCTGTGTCAGCCTAAGCAGTTCAAGTGGGCAATCATGGACAGCTCTTTCAGACTGTCCGGAGGATACTATCAGAATAACTACAACAAAAGCAACGGAGCCTGGACATCCCAACGGTTTAATTCTCAGTGCAGTATCTACTACTTGGCTGCCATATTCTCATTACCAAGTCTTTGATCTCCTAAGGGATGAACGCAGAAGAGCTCAG ATGGAAGTTCTCTCCAATGGGTATTCCTTGAATGAGGTGGCTCACATTGCAAATGGTTCCCATCCCGGGAATTGCATTTCTCTCCTTCGCATAAAT GTTGCAAGCAACTCATCACAGACCGTGGAGTTCATGCTGCAGGAGAGCTGTACTGACGAGTCCGGGAGTCTAGTTGCCTACACCACCCTCGATGTAGACGCCGTTCAACTAGCTATGAATGGTGAAGATCCATCCTGCATTCCTATTCTTCCCCTTGGTTTTGTGATTGTCCCCATGAACCAAAACAACAACAATGATACACAAGACTCTGGCTGTCTCCTCACTATTGGCCTCCAAGTCCTTGCCAGCACCGTCCCAAATGCAAAGCTCAACCTGTCAAGTGTCACTGCTATCAACAACCACATCTGCACCACCATTCACCAAATCAACACTGCACTCGGTGGTGCCAGCACGAGCGGATGCCATGACAGCAGCGGCCTCATATCTGGTAGAATATCATCTGAAGAATCACCATCCGAGGCGCAAAAGAAAGACAGTGGTAGTGGTAGCACCTCTAAGGAAAGCCAGTAA